Proteins co-encoded in one Arachis hypogaea cultivar Tifrunner chromosome 11, arahy.Tifrunner.gnm2.J5K5, whole genome shotgun sequence genomic window:
- the LOC112722594 gene encoding uncharacterized protein yields MEIKEKKWMKRSSSTSSIIYIEENERKEKDPFVPWLERTWSMPSETVMMKCRDMHRAAKILLLHEQNRRGAAAPSVLPSSAHVISRVKKLLATPNGDSRHEGESSSKIKTSPTVIKGYDPKESSQLPTLQKMPPPAKRLKTKKNQSSCVKGDHKKNNNDDAMEILRHIPSVSTRGDGPSGKRIEGILYKYNRGQVCIVCVCHGRFLSPSEFVMHAGGNQVDNPMKHITVSSNNSI; encoded by the exons ATGGAG attaaagaaaaaaaatggatgaAAAGGTCGTCATCAACATCATCAATAATCTATATTGaagaaaatgagaggaaagaGAAAGATCCCTTTGTTCCATGGTTGGAGAGGACTTGGTCAATGCCATCAGAGACTGTGATGATGAAGTGTAGGGACATGCACAGGGCTGCCAAAATATTACTCCTCCACGAGCAGAACAGACGTGGCGCCGCCGCACCCAGTGTTTTGCCGTCATCAGCTCATGTCATTAGCCGTGTCAAGAAGCTGCTTGCGACTCCTAATGGAGATTCAAGACATGAGG GAGAATCTAGTTCCAAAATAAAGACATCACCGACAGTTATTAAAGGATATGATCCCAAGGAATCATCACAACTACCAACTCTTCAGAAAATGCCTCCTCCAGCCAAAAGGCTCAAGACAAAGAAGAATCAATCATCTTGTGTCAAAGGTGatcataagaaaaataataatgatgatgcaaTGGAGATTCTGAGACATATTCCAAGTGTGAGTACAAGAGGAGATGGGCCAAGTGGGAAGAGAATAGAAGGGATACTGTACAAGTATAACAGAGGACAAGTGTGTATTGTGTGTGTCTGCCATGGAAGATTCCTCTCTCCATCAGAGTTTGTCATGCATGCTGGTGGAAACCAAGTAGACAATCCGATGAAACACATCACTGTCTCTTCTAATAACTCAATCTAA